Within the Pseudomonas guangdongensis genome, the region CAGCCCGGCCGATGGGCTTTCTCGCCGCCGCCCTGTTCCAGTGGATCAACCCCAAGGCCTGGGTGATGGTCCTCAACGCCTGCGTGCTGTTCATGCCCCGCGACGGCCAGCTCAGCGCCGCCGCGGCCATGGCCCTGCTGGCGCTGGCGGTCAACCTGCCGTGCATCGCGGTCTGGGCCTGGGGCGGCGAACGCCTGCGCCACTGGCTGCAACAGGACCGCGCCCTGCGCCTGTTCAACCTCGCCATGGCCGGCCTGCTGGCCGCCACGGCGCTGTGGTTGCTGGTGGAGGAGCTGGGGCTGTAATACCGCCAGCGGCCCTACCCAGATCGAGATCGGCAGCACCGGCTGGGCACCCTAAAAAACTTAAACGCCAAAAACGACAAAGACCCGCACTGCTGCGGGCCTTTGTCGTTGCTTTATATGGTGCGGCACCGGGACTGTCATTTGCCGGGATGGCGAAGCCTGCCACCAGGGTGGCACGCTTGGTGGCCTCTTCGGCGAGCGTGTGGAGCCACTGACGCCAGATCAGCACGGCGGCGCCAGGGACGGGGCCGGCACTGGTGGTGATCGTCGCGGCGGGCCTGCCTGCGCTGGCACTCTCGAAGTAATCGGCCAGGGCGCTATATGTGACGACACAGCCGCCAGGCGTCGCGCTCAGGATGGCCGATGCGTAGGTTTCGTGAATCGGGTGGTCAGCAGGTGCCAGCGTTCGCAACAGCGCCGCCACTTCTCCGGCCAGCAGGCGCGGATTGATCGGATGGCCTTCCTCCCATTCGGAGGTGATCCTGTCTAACTGAATGCGCCCGAAGCGTGCCGTCATGACGTTGCGTCCCCACTCGTTATTCGGCCTGTCCCTGGCATTGATCGGCCACCCCTGCGGCACGCCTCCACTGCGCGCAATGTTGCTGGGGTGGCTGGTTTAATGGCTGTATAGATCAACAGCGGTTGCCGGGATTGTACCGCAAGGCATGAGAAAGTTTTTCCCAGGCTGCGCCGGGCTGGGAATCTGCGCCGGGTGTGCGGTTGCTGGCGCTGGCGGCCTGTCCGGTTCCCTCGGTTCCCTCAGTGTTTTTCGCGGGGGAACCGCTGGAACCCGCGCCAGCTCTGGCGGTTCCCCCGGTTCTCTCGGTTCCCCCGGAAAAACGTCATGGTCAGGCAGAAAACCGACAGGCAGCCCCAAGGCCCACCAGCAGGGGGAAGGGTCGCATGCGACTTACCCTTTCGTGAGATTTCAGGGAACCGGGGGAACAGCTCTCAGCCCTTGCGCTTGAGCGCCACCACGTTGGCGGCCTCCTCGCCACGGTTGGCGAAGTCGTAAGGGGTCGCGTACTTCTCCCGGCAGGCGTCCAGGTAGTCGGCCCACCACTGGCACATGAGCCGGCGCTCCTCGATGTGCTCGGCCTTGTGGATGTAGGCCGCACGTACCCCGTTGCGCTCTTGGTGGCTCATCTGCCGCTCTACCGCGTCACGGCTCCACAGCCCCGACTCCACCAGGGCGGAACAGGCCATCGCCCGGAAGCCGTGGCCGCATACCTCGGTCTTGGTGTCGTAGCCCATGCGGCGCAGGGCGGCGTTAGTGGTGTTCTCGCTCATCGGCTTCCAGTGGGCGTGATCGTTGGGAAAGATCAGCTCGAAGCGCCCCGTCAGCTGGCGCACCTCGGCCAGCAGCGCCAGGGCTTGCCGGCTCAGGGGGGCAAGGTGCGGCGTGGCCATCTTGGCGCCCCGGGTGGAATGCCGGACGCCCTCGAAGGGCTGGCGCTCGGCGGGGATCGTCCACAGGGCCCGATCGAAGTCGATTTCCTCCCAGCGGGCAAAGCGCAGCTCACTGGAGCGGATGAACACCAGCAGGGTGAGCTGTACGGCCATGCGGGTGAGCTGGCGCCCGTTGTAGGCATCCGTCCGCGCCAGCAGCTCGGGCAGACGTTCCAGCGGCAGGGCCGGGCGGTGGGCCGTCTTGCGGGTCGCCGTGGCGCCTTTCAGATCGCTGGCCGGGTTGGTGTCGATGATCCCGTGTTGTACCGCCATGCGCAGGATGCCGGCGATGTACTGGCGCAGGCGGCTGGCCGTCTCCAGGGTGTCGCGGCGCTCGGCCGCCTTGAGCGGCGCCAGCAGGTCGCGGGCCTTCAGATCGGCCACTGGTCGCAGGCCCAGGGTGGGGAACAGGTGAAGCTCCATCCGGCGCAGCACCGTGGCGGCGTGGTGCGGCTTCCACTTACGAGCGCAGACGCTGTGCCACTCGCGGGCCAGCGCCTCGAAGGTGTTTGTTCTGGCAGTCGCCGCCTCTACCTTGGCCAGCCGAGCGGCCTCCACCGGATCGCGCCCGATGGCCAGCAGCTCCAAGGCTTCGGCGCGGCGCTCCCGGGCTGCTTTCAGGCCAAGGGCCGGGTAGTTGCCGAAGGTGGCCAGCCCTTCCCTGCCGTCTGGCCGGGTGAACTTGAGGCGCTAGGTCTTCACCCCGGACGACTTCACCAGCAGGAAAAGCCCCTGCCCGTCGAACAGTTTGTAGTCCTTGTCGCGGGGCTTGGCAGCCTCGCACTTGGGATCGGTAAGGGGGGTGACGGTGCGCGCCATAGGGGTACGTTTTCCGAATCGAATCGACGTACCCCGAAACATACCCCTAAACCACGGGGGTATCTAGGCGAACTCGGGCAAACCCCAGAAATAGAAAAACCGGCGCAAGGGCCGGTTTCTCTAGGGTTCCTGTCTTACTCGGGCGAACTCGGCGCAAGTCAGGATAGTGTTTGTGGTGCCGGCACCAGGAATCGAACCCGGGACCTACTGATTACAAGTCAGTTGCTCTACCAGCTGAGCTATACCGGCACAGGGTGCGCATTATAACGACTGGCAGCGCCGAGTAAACCCAATCTTCGGGCAATCGGCAGCCGACCGCCAGGAGTCGGGCGGCGGTTTTGCCGAAGTGCCGGCACATTGCCACACCGCTGCAATAACCCTATGAAAGTATTGGGATTTATCAGGCGCCATGGCCCATCAGGGGAATCGCGCCATGAAATCGGCGCATTTTTGTACAAAAAACGACGCACCCCGCCGACGCTCCGGAAGCGTCAAGTTCGTGACCGGTGTCAATTTTGCCACTATGGCGCGGGCGTACATTGCTGCGTCGCGGCCCGTTTGTCGGCGCTGCAGTCAGGGATCGGCCATCTGCTGTCTCGCTCCGGGCCGAAGTCATGCGCGGTACTGAATACACAAGAACGACAGGGACACACGATGCGCAAGAGTCAGCCAGTCACCCAGCATGAGTACCAGATACGCGACGACCAGAACCTGCTGTCGCGTACCGACCTCAAGGGTCGCATCACCTATGCCGCGCCGGCCTTCGTCGAGGTCAGCGGCTACTCCCACGAGGAGCTGATCGGTGCGCCGCACAGCCTGGTGCGCCATCCGGACATGCCCGAGCAGGCGTTCGCGGACCTCTGGCAGACCATCGAGCGCGGCGAGATCTGGAGCGGTCTGGTGAAGAACCGCCGCAAGAACGGCGACTACTACTGGGTGCGCGCCAACGTCGCGCCGATCATCGAGAACGGCACGCTGATGGGCTACTCTTCGGTGCGGGTGCGCCCCGACGAGGACGAACGGCGCGAGGCGGAAGCCGTCTATGCGCGCCTCAAGGCCGGCGACGGGCGCGGCATCCGCCTGCATCGCGGGCAGGTGGTGCAGAGCGGCCTGCGCAGCTGGCTGCGGCACATCAACCCGCAGGCCCTGAAGACCCGCCTCAACGGCATGATCGCCCTCAACCTGCTGTTGCTGGGGCTGTGCGCCGCGCTGAGCCTGTTCGGTTTCCGCCGCGCCAGCGAGCAGTTGCGCCAGCTCGACCAGCTGGGCGGCCAGCAGGTCGACGGCATGGCCGCGCTGCTCGCCACCATGCAGGCCGACCAGCAGAGCCTGCTCACCGCGCAGCTGCTGCTGATGCTGTTGGTCGGCGGCCTGATGCTGGGCATCGGTTCGCTGCTGCTGCGCAACTTCCTGCGCGAGCTGCGCGCCTCGATGACCTTCGCCATGCAGGTGGCCACTGGCAACCTCGCCGCGCAGCCGCCGGCGCGCTCGCGCAGCGAGCTGGGCAAGCTGATGGACATGCTGGCGATCATGCGCAAGAGCCTCAGCAACATCGTCATCGACGTCAACCGCAGCCTCGAAGTGGTGCGCCCCGCCGCGCAGTCGATCGCCCATGGCAGCGAGGATCTGTCGTCGCGCACCGAGCAGCAGGCCTCCTCGCTGCAGCAGACCGCGGCGAGCATGGAGGAAATCACCTCCACCGTGCAGCAGAACGCCGACAACGCACGTCAGGCCAGCCAGCTGGCCGACGCCGCGGCGCTGGAGGTTCGCCACAGCGGCAGCGCGATGCATGAAGTCGTCGACCGCATGGGGCGCATCACCGCCAGTTCCGAGAAGATCGCCGAGATCATCCGGGTCATCGACTCCATCGCCTTCCAGACCAACATCCTCGCCCTCAACGCCTCGGTGGAGGCGGCGCGGGCCGGCGAGCACGGTCGCGGCTTCGCCGTGGTGGCCGGCGAGGTGCGCAACCTGGCCAGCCGTTCGGCCAGCGCCTCGGCGGAGATCCGCCAGCTGATCGAACGCTCGCACCAGGAGGTGCGCGGCGGCGAGGAGCAGGTCCGCCGCGCCGAGGAGTCCATCGGCCGGGTCGTCGAGGCGGTGCTCAAGGTCAACGACATCATGGGCGAGATCTCCGCCGCCTCCGACGAGCAGACCCGCGGCATCGCGCAGATCAACCAGGCGGTGGCGCAGATGGACAACGTCACCCAGCGCAACAGCGAACTGGTGCTGAACTCGGCGCGCGCCGCCGGCGCCATGCAGGACCAGGTCAGCGAGCTGAGCAATGCGGTGGCGGTGCTGCGCCTCGGCGGCAGCGGCCACGAGCATGTCGAGCGCGAGACGCGCCTGCGCGCTCACCATGCCCGACGCGGCCACGTCGAGGCGCCGGTCCACCATGCCAGCGCCTGGCACAAGGGCCACCATCACGACGCCGACGCCCCGTCGCTGGCGGCCGTCCAAGCCGCCAGCGCACCCGCCAGCGCGCCGCGCCCGGCCCCGCCGGCAGCTACCGCCAAGCCCGCGGCGCCGCGCAAGTCGGCTGCCGAGGACGACTGGGAAGAGTTCTGAAACGCCCCGATGAACGCCGGGCCGGCGCTCTGGCGCGGCGTTCGTCGCCCGGCGCATAATGCCGGCTGATCCGCCGCCGGCTCCGCTGCATGTCCACCCTCGCCCCCTCGCTGCGCCGCCCGCGCTGGCGCACCCTGCTGATCCTCGCCGCGCTGCTGGCCCCGCTGCTGTGGCCGATCGAGCATCTGGCGACCCGCTACTACCGCGAGCGGGTCGCCGAGCAGAGCAGCCAGACCCTGGAACTCTACGTCGCCAACCTGCGCGGCACCCTGCGCCGCTACGAGGCGCTGCCGCACATCCTCGGCGACCTGCCGGCCCTGCGCGCCGCCCTGCGCGCGCCGGAGGACGCCGACAGCGTCAACGCCGCCAACCAGCTGCTCGACCGGGTGCGCCGGCAGAGCGGTGCCGACGTGATCTACCTGATGAACCCCGCCGGCCTGACCCTGGCGGCGTCGAACTGGAGTCACTACGACGCCTTCGTCGGGCGCAACTTCGCCTTCCGCCCGTATTTCCGCGAGGCGCTGGCCGGGCGCCTCGGTCAGTTCTTCGGCCTCGGCACCACCTCCGGCAAACGCGGCTACTACTTCGCCGCGGCGGTGCGCGACGGCCACGAGACCCTCGGCGCGCTGGTGGTCAAGGTCGACCTCGACCACACCGAGACCCTGCTCGGCAGCACCCCCGAGCAGTTGCTGGTCAGCGACGTCAACGGCGTGGTGATCCTCACCTCGCGCCCCGACTGGCGTTTCCGCGCCACCCGCCCGCTGGGCGAGGCCGAGCGCGCCGAGATCGCCGCCAACCTGCCCTACCCGACCCAGGAGCCGCAGCCGCTGCGCCTCAGCGAGCAGGCCTGGCTGCGCCAGAGCCATCGCCTCGACGAAACCGGCTGGACGGTGAACATCCTCGCCCCGCGCAGCCTGGTCGAACG harbors:
- a CDS encoding LysE family translocator, producing the protein MFEALALASYMGVMSITPGPNNIMLTASGVNFGFRRTLPHMLGIALGCSVQLLLCAVLFAQIAGWLGAVRPALAVAGCAYLLWLSLRLARAAAPERRETARPMGFLAAALFQWINPKAWVMVLNACVLFMPRDGQLSAAAAMALLALAVNLPCIAVWAWGGERLRHWLQQDRALRLFNLAMAGLLAATALWLLVEELGL
- a CDS encoding methyl-accepting chemotaxis protein codes for the protein MRKSQPVTQHEYQIRDDQNLLSRTDLKGRITYAAPAFVEVSGYSHEELIGAPHSLVRHPDMPEQAFADLWQTIERGEIWSGLVKNRRKNGDYYWVRANVAPIIENGTLMGYSSVRVRPDEDERREAEAVYARLKAGDGRGIRLHRGQVVQSGLRSWLRHINPQALKTRLNGMIALNLLLLGLCAALSLFGFRRASEQLRQLDQLGGQQVDGMAALLATMQADQQSLLTAQLLLMLLVGGLMLGIGSLLLRNFLRELRASMTFAMQVATGNLAAQPPARSRSELGKLMDMLAIMRKSLSNIVIDVNRSLEVVRPAAQSIAHGSEDLSSRTEQQASSLQQTAASMEEITSTVQQNADNARQASQLADAAALEVRHSGSAMHEVVDRMGRITASSEKIAEIIRVIDSIAFQTNILALNASVEAARAGEHGRGFAVVAGEVRNLASRSASASAEIRQLIERSHQEVRGGEEQVRRAEESIGRVVEAVLKVNDIMGEISAASDEQTRGIAQINQAVAQMDNVTQRNSELVLNSARAAGAMQDQVSELSNAVAVLRLGGSGHEHVERETRLRAHHARRGHVEAPVHHASAWHKGHHHDADAPSLAAVQAASAPASAPRPAPPAATAKPAAPRKSAAEDDWEEF